The sequence TTGCTGTCGCAACGTTGAATCTTTCCCCCGGCGGCAAATCCGGCGGCGGAACAGGCACAGCTGATATTGGCGGTGCATTCACGCTTGTCGGTGAGGACGGAGAAACCGTGACCGAGGCCGATTTCCGCGGCAAACCAACGGCGATCTTTTTCGGCTTCACCTTTTGCCCCGATGTTTGCCCGACCACGCTTTTCGAACTGTCAGGTCTAATCGAGGCGCTGGGTCCGGACGCGGACAAGCTGAATTACGCTTTCGTCTCGGTCGATTGGGAACGCGACGGCCCGGAAGATCTCGCCCGATACACGTCGAGCTTCGACGACCGCATCAAGGGGCTTTCGGGAACACAGGAGCAGATTGAATCCGTAACTCAGGCTTACCGCGTCTATTACAAAAAAGTGCCTACGGCTGAGGGTGAATACACGATCGATCACACGGCATCGGTCTATCTGATGGACGCGGACGGTGGTTTCGTTGGCACGCTCTCCTACGGGGAAGCGCACGATTCCATGCTTGAGAAGTTAAAGCGCCTGGCGGCGAACGGCTGAGGGAGGGGAAGTTGACCAACATTGATACACAGGCGCTCTCCAATGCGTCGGACAGTGCTCGAAGTGACAAGACACTTGCGCGCAAATTCTATATGGCGGCATGGCGTTGGCACTTCTATGCCGGTCTCTATGTCGCGCCATTTCTGGCGATGCTCGCCATCACCGGTCTCATCATGCTCTGGGTAAGCGCCATAGATGGCCGTGACGGCGAGAAGATTACTGTCACGCCACAGGGCGAGCAGACCAGTGTTCTTGCACAGGCGTCGGCCGCGCAGACGGCCCTTCATGAAGGCCATGTGGTCGAATATGTCGCGCCGCCCGCCGCCGACCGTGCCGCGGTTTTCCGCGTGGACAGTGGAGGCGAGGCGATAATGGTCGCCGTCGATCCCTACACGGCCGAAGTGCTGGATATCTGGAACCGCCAGGCGGGATGGTATGATTTTGCCACCGACATTCACGGCACGCTTTTGATCGGCGACCTTGGGGACAGATTGATCGAGATCGCAGCGGGTTTCGGCATCGTCCTGATCGCCACGGGCCTCTATCTGTGGTGGCCGCGAGAGGGGCAGAGGATTGGCAAGTCTCTCCGACCTGATCTTGCTGCACGGGGTCGTTCCTTCTGGAAGTCCCTGCACAAGACCACCGGGCTTTATGTTGCGGCGCTTCTTCTGGTGTTTCTCGTCAGCGGCCTGTCCTGGGCTGGCATCTGGGGGGGGAAGTTCGTACAGGCATGGAGCACCTTCCCGGCGGAGAAATGGGACAATGTGCCTTTGTCCGATACGACCCATGCCTCGCTCAACCACGGCGCCACCAAGGATGTGCCCTGGGCGCTGGAACAGACGCCGCTTCCTGCCTCCGGGTCCGATGCCGGGCGTACCGGCCTGCAGGGATCAGGCCCGTTCAATCTCGACCAAATTGTCGCGTTTGGGCGCAGTCTCGGCTATGAGGGACGCTTCCGCGTTTCCACGCCGCGTGGCGAATCGGGTGTCTGGACGCTTGCTCAGGATTCCATGAGCAATGATTCTACCGACCCCACCTCCGACAGGACGGTGCATGTCGATCAGTACACCGGCAATGTACTGGCGGATGTCCGGTTTACAGACTATTCGCCGGCTGGCAAGGCCATGGCTGTTGGCATCGCTTTCCATGAAGGCGACATGGGGCTGTGGAACCTCGCCCTGAACACGGTGTTCTGTCTGTCGGTCCTGTTTCTCTCGGTCAGTGGGGTCGTGATGTGGTGGCTGCGGCGGCCCGCTCGTGCTCTGCGGCTGGCGGCGCCGCCCCTGCCGGCGAACCTGCCCCTCTGGAAAGGCGCCGTGGTGGTGATGCTTCTGGTATCGCTGCTGTTCCCAATGGTGGGCATAA comes from Nitratireductor kimnyeongensis and encodes:
- a CDS encoding SCO family protein — translated: MSRRSLSILAGGVLALVLAIVAVATLNLSPGGKSGGGTGTADIGGAFTLVGEDGETVTEADFRGKPTAIFFGFTFCPDVCPTTLFELSGLIEALGPDADKLNYAFVSVDWERDGPEDLARYTSSFDDRIKGLSGTQEQIESVTQAYRVYYKKVPTAEGEYTIDHTASVYLMDADGGFVGTLSYGEAHDSMLEKLKRLAANG
- a CDS encoding PepSY-associated TM helix domain-containing protein, whose product is MAAWRWHFYAGLYVAPFLAMLAITGLIMLWVSAIDGRDGEKITVTPQGEQTSVLAQASAAQTALHEGHVVEYVAPPAADRAAVFRVDSGGEAIMVAVDPYTAEVLDIWNRQAGWYDFATDIHGTLLIGDLGDRLIEIAAGFGIVLIATGLYLWWPREGQRIGKSLRPDLAARGRSFWKSLHKTTGLYVAALLLVFLVSGLSWAGIWGGKFVQAWSTFPAEKWDNVPLSDTTHASLNHGATKDVPWALEQTPLPASGSDAGRTGLQGSGPFNLDQIVAFGRSLGYEGRFRVSTPRGESGVWTLAQDSMSNDSTDPTSDRTVHVDQYTGNVLADVRFTDYSPAGKAMAVGIAFHEGDMGLWNLALNTVFCLSVLFLSVSGVVMWWLRRPARALRLAAPPLPANLPLWKGAVVVMLLVSLLFPMVGITLLALLALDVLVIQRVRPLARLLA